A DNA window from Niabella yanshanensis contains the following coding sequences:
- a CDS encoding DoxX family membrane protein yields the protein MKLPHLPTTEAQHSQLRKFFSLWIIFYVYVYVATSQFGRSAVWLEEFVIWFGTKFLHIQHLQKIKLTGSGDTTYHYVLVFVCVLFSYGAGAITLFIDQRRRNYRQFYLFTIVLARYFVGYALIVYGLAKVFDGQFPANSYQRLDTRIGDITPMGIVWTMMGVSRPYTFVSGLLELIGGLLLLFRRTKTFGALFSMTVMINVVLLNYMYDVPVKLFSTHIVLFCVFILTYEWRALFDFFILHKTTALAFSHFWLRKKWMYYVLRAAKFVVIGLIFYSAIPPLWATLDKPRVPLEGAYVVHSFEVRSPDSTLLNNLPDSASWSNIYIEHVGEATVRFKNDDLIALNTGIGWQSTGMTLYNADHKVFIETKYQQAKDTIVFSGKINDNLVHIKTTRKGKEDYRLLKTKFTWINEYPNNGRKR from the coding sequence ATGAAGTTACCCCATCTGCCAACCACCGAAGCACAACATTCTCAACTCCGGAAATTCTTCAGCCTTTGGATAATTTTTTATGTATATGTGTACGTTGCAACATCTCAATTTGGGCGTTCTGCAGTATGGCTCGAAGAATTTGTTATTTGGTTTGGGACAAAGTTTTTGCACATTCAACATCTACAGAAAATAAAACTTACCGGTAGCGGAGATACTACTTATCATTACGTATTAGTATTCGTTTGTGTTTTGTTTTCTTACGGAGCAGGGGCAATAACACTGTTCATCGACCAAAGGCGGAGGAATTATCGCCAGTTTTATCTTTTTACCATTGTGCTCGCAAGATATTTTGTCGGTTATGCATTGATCGTATATGGGCTCGCTAAAGTTTTTGACGGACAGTTTCCAGCAAACAGTTATCAGCGACTGGATACAAGGATTGGGGATATTACCCCCATGGGTATCGTATGGACAATGATGGGGGTTTCCAGACCTTATACCTTTGTTTCCGGCTTATTGGAATTGATAGGAGGCCTGCTACTTTTATTTCGGAGGACGAAAACTTTTGGCGCATTATTTAGCATGACGGTAATGATCAATGTGGTACTACTCAATTATATGTATGATGTTCCGGTAAAGTTGTTTTCAACCCACATCGTATTGTTTTGCGTATTCATCTTAACCTATGAGTGGAGAGCTTTGTTCGATTTCTTCATTCTCCATAAGACCACAGCACTCGCGTTTAGTCATTTTTGGCTGCGAAAAAAGTGGATGTATTATGTATTGCGAGCCGCTAAATTTGTAGTGATCGGGCTCATATTTTATTCGGCGATACCGCCATTATGGGCAACACTTGATAAGCCTCGTGTGCCGTTGGAAGGTGCTTATGTTGTTCACTCTTTTGAAGTTCGATCCCCTGATTCTACATTACTTAACAACCTTCCTGACTCGGCTTCCTGGAGCAATATATATATTGAACACGTTGGGGAAGCAACCGTAAGATTTAAAAATGATGATTTAATAGCTTTGAATACCGGTATTGGGTGGCAAAGTACCGGGATGACGCTTTACAATGCTGATCATAAGGTTTTTATTGAAACGAAGTATCAACAGGCCAAAGACACCATTGTTTTTTCCGGAAAAATTAATGACAACCTGGTACATATAAAAACCACAAGAAAAGGGAAAGAAGATTACAGGCTTCTGAAAACAAAGTTTACCTGGATCAATGAGTATCCAAACAATGGGCGGAAACGTTGA
- a CDS encoding cation:proton antiporter domain-containing protein, with protein MNHLPHLITDLALILGVAAVITLIFKRLQLPLILGYLVSGILISPNFKIFPPKVYEITDVQTWGEIGVIFLLFSLGLEFSFKKLAKMGGSATTAAGFEAIGMAVIGFGLGKLLHWSFMDCIFLGACLTISSSSVIVKSFADLGLKQRNFAQLVYGILVVEDLIAVVLLVLLGTFVASHSFDAGQISMSILKLGFFLIVWFVGGILFIPSLLKRAKNFLTDEILLIVAVAMCFLMVYLSSQAGFSAALGAFIMGSLLAETTKAERIEHLVIPVRDLFGAIFFVSVGMLIDLNVIKDHWLPILLITAAVIIGKSIVITLGAFISGNSLRTSIQTGMSLALIGEFSFIIASMGVKQKVVSQELYPIIITVSALTIFIAPSLTLSSTRIYNWIANKLSPKWEARLNRYSSEATALRAVSDWNHVLKFFLINTIVFSAIVIALIILNDSFVLPWLREVARGFGRATSAVLALLAMAPFLWALIVRNEKTEPFARIYTQQKYHGPIWIMRIIKVSLALLFIIGLLRSIYSLDFALMVGIALLVLLLIFRKRLQRTYDNIEDRFVKNLNNREIEEQRLLAEQAAEKKNQNLAPWDAHLTTFEVAPEAVNIIGKTLMELQWRERVGVNVAMIKRGATSIIPPDRDEKIYPFDKLFIICTDSQERRMNAILRPDKKIIESAREVEMKLDQLTIDADSPLIHKSIRESDIKNLAHGLVVGIERNGERHLNPESTWVFEEGDLLWIVGEKKLINTIAE; from the coding sequence ATGAATCATTTACCACATTTGATAACAGATCTGGCGCTGATACTGGGCGTAGCCGCTGTTATCACCCTTATTTTCAAAAGACTGCAACTTCCTTTAATATTAGGCTACCTGGTATCAGGCATTTTAATCAGCCCCAATTTTAAAATATTCCCTCCCAAAGTTTACGAAATAACCGATGTGCAAACTTGGGGCGAGATTGGCGTTATATTTCTATTATTTAGTCTGGGACTCGAATTTAGTTTTAAAAAGCTGGCTAAAATGGGCGGATCGGCCACTACAGCAGCCGGTTTTGAGGCCATTGGTATGGCTGTAATTGGATTCGGTCTTGGAAAATTGTTGCATTGGTCCTTTATGGATTGTATTTTTCTGGGGGCCTGCCTTACCATTTCATCTTCCTCCGTGATCGTAAAAAGCTTTGCCGACCTCGGATTGAAGCAACGGAACTTTGCTCAACTGGTATATGGCATATTGGTAGTTGAGGATTTGATAGCCGTGGTGCTCCTGGTGTTGTTAGGCACATTTGTAGCCAGCCATAGTTTTGATGCCGGGCAAATTAGTATGTCCATTTTAAAATTAGGTTTCTTTCTTATTGTATGGTTTGTGGGAGGAATTCTTTTCATTCCCTCCCTGCTAAAAAGAGCCAAAAATTTTTTAACTGATGAAATACTATTAATTGTAGCCGTTGCCATGTGCTTCCTGATGGTATATCTTTCTTCGCAGGCCGGCTTTTCCGCAGCATTGGGAGCCTTTATTATGGGGTCTCTTTTAGCGGAAACTACCAAGGCCGAAAGAATAGAACACCTGGTTATCCCGGTACGGGATCTGTTTGGTGCCATATTTTTCGTTTCTGTAGGTATGTTGATCGACCTGAATGTAATTAAAGACCATTGGTTGCCGATTTTATTGATCACAGCAGCTGTAATCATAGGTAAAAGCATTGTGATCACCTTAGGGGCATTTATTTCGGGAAACAGCCTCCGGACATCCATCCAAACCGGCATGAGCCTCGCGTTGATTGGTGAGTTCTCATTCATCATTGCTTCAATGGGCGTAAAGCAAAAAGTGGTGAGCCAGGAGCTCTATCCTATTATTATTACCGTTTCTGCCTTAACTATTTTTATAGCGCCTTCCTTAACGCTTTCCAGCACCCGCATTTATAATTGGATTGCGAACAAGCTTTCTCCCAAATGGGAAGCACGTTTAAACAGGTATAGCTCTGAAGCCACTGCCTTAAGAGCCGTAAGCGACTGGAACCATGTATTGAAATTTTTCCTGATCAATACCATTGTCTTTTCAGCAATCGTAATTGCATTGATCATTTTGAACGACAGTTTTGTTTTACCCTGGCTACGGGAAGTGGCAAGGGGATTCGGACGCGCCACATCTGCAGTGCTGGCGTTATTGGCCATGGCCCCTTTCTTATGGGCATTGATTGTAAGAAACGAAAAAACAGAGCCTTTTGCCAGGATCTATACCCAACAGAAATATCATGGCCCTATCTGGATCATGCGCATCATCAAAGTGTCCCTGGCCCTCCTGTTTATTATCGGGCTTTTAAGAAGTATCTATTCGCTCGATTTTGCACTGATGGTAGGTATTGCATTATTGGTGCTATTATTAATTTTCAGGAAAAGACTGCAACGCACTTACGACAACATCGAGGACCGCTTTGTAAAAAATCTCAATAACCGGGAAATTGAAGAACAGCGCCTTTTGGCCGAACAGGCAGCAGAGAAAAAGAATCAGAACCTGGCTCCCTGGGATGCCCACCTTACTACTTTTGAAGTAGCGCCGGAGGCCGTAAATATTATTGGTAAAACACTGATGGAATTACAATGGCGGGAACGGGTAGGTGTAAATGTGGCTATGATCAAACGGGGAGCCACCTCTATTATTCCACCCGACCGCGATGAAAAAATCTACCCCTTTGACAAGCTTTTTATTATTTGTACCGATAGCCAGGAGAGAAGAATGAATGCCATTTTACGACCTGATAAAAAAATCATAGAAAGCGCCCGCGAGGTGGAAATGAAACTGGATCAGTTAACCATTGACGCTGACTCCCCATTGATTCATAAATCTATCAGGGAGAGTGATATTAAAAATCTGGCCCACGGATTGGTAGTAGGCATTGAGCGAAATGGCGAACGCCATTTGAACCCCGAATCTACCTGGGTTTTTGAAGAGGGAGATCTTTTATGGATTGTGGGCGAGAAGAAACTGATCAATACAATAGCAGAGTAA
- a CDS encoding twin-arginine translocation signal domain-containing protein produces MNNRRHFLKTAAALSTGTLLSADLLAAIRSGVSANDKIGLGVIGCKGQGWQT; encoded by the coding sequence ATGAATAATCGACGTCATTTTTTGAAAACTGCTGCGGCGCTAAGCACCGGTACTTTACTTTCAGCCGATCTTTTGGCAGCCATTCGCTCCGGTGTTTCTGCTAACGATAAAATAGGCCTTGGTGTGATTGGTTGTAAAGGCCAGGGATGGCAAACCTGA
- the rpmI gene encoding 50S ribosomal protein L35 translates to MPKVKTNSSAKKRFKVTATGKITHQKSFKRHILTKKSTKRKRGMRIDGTVAPSHVHFVKRLLRLK, encoded by the coding sequence ATGCCTAAGGTAAAAACAAATTCAAGCGCAAAAAAGCGTTTTAAAGTAACAGCTACTGGCAAGATCACTCACCAAAAGAGTTTCAAACGTCACATCTTAACTAAAAAATCTACTAAGCGTAAGCGCGGTATGCGCATCGATGGTACAGTAGCACCATCTCATGTACATTTCGTAAAACGTTTGTTGAGATTAAAATAA
- a CDS encoding Gfo/Idh/MocA family protein — MANLTALLKVPEVECVALCDIDENILNQRKADLVKLNIKPKLYGDYRRLLADKNVDIVVVATPDHWHCLQLIDACAAEKDVFCEKPVANSIYEAQLMNKAVERYGKVVQVAQWQRSQQHFRDAIAFVHSGKLGKVSSTKAWMYRGGSKALPVVSNTPVPVGVNYDMWLGPAKKHPFNKNRFHYEFRWFWDYAGGLMTDWGVHLIDMVLMGMKAGTPKSVMATGGKYVFPSDARETPDIQTALYDFGNFQMTWEHNMATGVGLYGMQHGIAFIGENGTLLLNRQGWEVKPEKDKLEALPWSKSVDSGLDKHAANFIDVVKSRKMNDLNCPFEAGAKVAIASHFGNVALRAGEKIYWDEAKSKFNVEKATRLVKPVYHNGWKLPIV; from the coding sequence ATGGCAAACCTGACAGCCCTTTTAAAAGTGCCTGAAGTAGAGTGCGTGGCGCTTTGTGATATAGATGAAAATATACTCAACCAACGTAAGGCTGACCTGGTTAAACTCAATATTAAGCCCAAATTATACGGTGATTATCGCAGGTTGCTTGCGGATAAGAATGTAGATATTGTGGTGGTGGCTACTCCTGATCATTGGCATTGCCTGCAATTGATAGATGCCTGTGCTGCGGAGAAAGATGTGTTTTGTGAAAAACCTGTAGCCAATTCTATATATGAAGCACAGCTAATGAACAAGGCTGTAGAGCGCTATGGTAAAGTGGTACAGGTAGCGCAATGGCAGCGCAGCCAGCAACATTTCCGGGATGCTATCGCTTTCGTACATTCTGGCAAACTGGGCAAAGTGTCTTCTACCAAGGCCTGGATGTATCGTGGTGGCTCTAAAGCATTACCTGTAGTCTCTAACACGCCGGTGCCTGTTGGTGTTAATTATGATATGTGGCTGGGACCCGCAAAAAAACACCCTTTCAATAAGAACCGCTTTCATTACGAGTTTCGTTGGTTTTGGGATTATGCAGGCGGGTTAATGACCGACTGGGGGGTACACCTGATCGATATGGTATTGATGGGTATGAAGGCTGGAACACCTAAATCAGTAATGGCTACAGGTGGTAAATATGTGTTCCCGTCAGATGCCAGGGAAACGCCGGATATTCAAACTGCTTTATATGATTTCGGCAATTTTCAAATGACCTGGGAGCATAATATGGCCACAGGAGTGGGGTTATATGGGATGCAGCACGGGATTGCTTTTATTGGTGAAAACGGCACATTATTATTAAACCGGCAGGGATGGGAGGTGAAGCCTGAAAAAGATAAGCTGGAGGCCCTGCCCTGGTCAAAATCTGTAGACAGCGGCCTGGATAAACATGCTGCTAATTTTATAGATGTGGTAAAATCCCGTAAGATGAATGATCTAAATTGTCCGTTTGAGGCGGGCGCAAAAGTGGCCATTGCCAGTCATTTTGGCAATGTAGCGTTGAGAGCAGGAGAGAAGATCTACTGGGATGAAGCAAAGAGTAAATTTAATGTGGAGAAGGCAACCCGATTGGTAAAGCCTGTATACCATAATGGCTGGAAGTTGCCAATTGTGTAA
- a CDS encoding HU family DNA-binding protein encodes MFDILLQYLFEFKRLSLPTIGGFELENKVANANLADSTIAAPTWIVGFRPYSPDVNMDEKSRLVSWLAGNRNISMDEAGRHLEQFITDLQSRLSNGETVNWPGLGILEQRDGQVVFQPTAAQISPFTDVTAKKISRENTSHQTLVGDKETTTAEMREQLLLPDEKRRSGTTLMWVVLGIALIAAAWFFSQKGCNTSASGNQQKVESSQPGETYKLR; translated from the coding sequence ATGTTTGATATTCTTCTACAATATCTGTTTGAATTTAAAAGATTATCGTTGCCAACAATTGGAGGATTTGAATTAGAGAATAAAGTTGCTAATGCTAATCTTGCCGATTCTACGATTGCAGCTCCAACCTGGATAGTTGGTTTCAGGCCTTATAGCCCAGATGTTAATATGGATGAAAAAAGCAGACTGGTAAGCTGGTTGGCGGGTAACAGAAATATATCTATGGATGAGGCAGGGAGGCATCTGGAGCAGTTTATTACCGATTTGCAATCCCGGCTGAGTAACGGGGAAACTGTTAACTGGCCTGGACTGGGCATATTAGAACAAAGGGACGGACAGGTAGTATTTCAGCCAACGGCAGCTCAAATATCTCCGTTTACTGATGTTACAGCCAAAAAAATATCAAGGGAAAATACCAGTCATCAGACTTTGGTAGGAGATAAGGAGACCACTACTGCAGAAATGCGTGAACAGTTATTGCTTCCGGATGAAAAAAGACGTAGTGGTACTACTTTAATGTGGGTGGTACTGGGTATTGCGTTAATAGCTGCTGCCTGGTTCTTTAGTCAGAAAGGATGTAATACATCAGCTAGTGGTAACCAGCAAAAAGTAGAGAGCTCCCAACCCGGAGAAACTTACAAGTTGCGTTAA
- a CDS encoding DoxX family protein, translating to MKLMTSKYAEPSVSIALLLLRVVAGSSMLMNHGLKKLSNFNAILSKGFADPFHIGTKASLSLTIFAEVFCAGLLIIGLLTRLASLPLIIAMVVALFFAHGGQLFGEGESAGLFLTMFIVIFLMGPGKFSLDKKIGK from the coding sequence ATGAAATTGATGACCTCAAAATATGCCGAACCATCCGTTAGTATTGCACTGTTGCTACTACGTGTAGTTGCGGGTTCTTCGATGTTGATGAATCACGGACTTAAGAAACTCAGCAACTTCAATGCTATATTATCCAAGGGCTTTGCCGATCCATTTCACATAGGCACCAAAGCTTCCCTTTCATTGACCATTTTCGCAGAGGTATTTTGCGCAGGCTTGCTAATTATTGGCTTACTAACCAGGCTCGCATCTTTACCTCTTATTATTGCTATGGTAGTTGCTTTGTTTTTTGCACATGGCGGACAACTCTTTGGCGAAGGTGAAAGCGCAGGCCTGTTCCTTACTATGTTCATTGTCATATTTTTAATGGGACCGGGCAAATTCAGCCTGGACAAAAAAATAGGTAAGTAA
- a CDS encoding site-2 protease family protein, producing MQVETNNIAGSGNTANPMLPKYPLSEPVASNALTNALKSLVLYVGFGYLLLRRWDLLLVIFGILLLHEAGHFIAMKYYRYADVQVLFLPFIGALVKGSKNEVSQHQSIFILLAGPVPGVLLGVAAYFIDIGYGGINIGDIPLQLIAQLLIWANLLNLLPVYPLDGGQLLNRVYFEDEGVLSDIYFYLSMAVIALTIFFLKFYILLVVPALLIYRHIKSRRLTKLDKELEHAGIDVYTSYDELSDEDYWRIRRIVLQQIPAFKNIDPGPPYKYHTYEDKIASEVDAVLSPRLLLLDVSRTTKIILALCWCLMIGLPWILKIDFSLFQYLAR from the coding sequence ATGCAGGTGGAGACTAATAATATTGCAGGCTCCGGCAATACAGCTAACCCGATGCTACCGAAGTATCCTTTATCCGAACCGGTTGCATCTAACGCTTTGACCAATGCTTTGAAAAGCCTGGTTTTATATGTAGGCTTTGGCTACCTGTTACTTCGACGCTGGGATTTATTGCTGGTAATATTTGGTATCTTACTACTACATGAAGCGGGCCATTTTATTGCGATGAAGTATTACCGTTATGCTGATGTACAAGTGCTTTTTCTACCCTTTATAGGCGCATTGGTAAAAGGTTCTAAAAACGAAGTCAGCCAGCATCAAAGCATTTTCATTTTGCTGGCTGGTCCGGTACCGGGTGTATTACTGGGAGTAGCTGCATATTTTATTGACATAGGTTACGGTGGAATAAATATTGGAGATATCCCACTTCAATTGATTGCGCAGCTGCTCATTTGGGCGAACCTGCTAAATCTGCTACCCGTTTATCCCTTGGATGGGGGTCAATTGCTGAATCGCGTTTACTTCGAGGACGAAGGCGTCCTCAGCGATATTTATTTCTATTTGTCAATGGCTGTGATAGCCCTTACCATCTTCTTCTTAAAATTCTACATCCTGCTGGTGGTACCTGCGCTCCTGATTTACCGGCATATTAAAAGTCGCCGCCTCACCAAATTGGATAAGGAATTAGAACATGCAGGTATTGACGTATATACCAGCTATGATGAGTTGTCCGACGAAGATTATTGGAGGATAAGAAGGATTGTACTTCAACAAATACCAGCTTTCAAAAATATCGATCCCGGTCCACCCTACAAGTATCACACTTATGAAGATAAAATTGCCAGTGAAGTAGATGCGGTACTATCACCCAGGCTATTGTTATTGGATGTATCCCGAACAACAAAAATAATACTCGCTTTGTGCTGGTGCCTGATGATAGGATTACCCTGGATATTAAAAATCGATTTTTCATTGTTCCAATATCTGGCCCGATAA
- a CDS encoding thiol-disulfide oxidoreductase DCC family protein, translating into METSNGHIILFDGVCNLCNGAVQYVIKRDRKRQFKFASLQSDLGQKLLAKSGLPKDHLKSFVYINNNAIYTRSDAALKVARQLKGAVKWLYAFIVLPKFIRDAVYELIARNRYRLFGKREACMIPDPGLRDQFLS; encoded by the coding sequence ATGGAAACCAGTAATGGTCATATTATTCTGTTTGACGGCGTTTGTAATCTATGCAACGGCGCAGTACAGTACGTTATTAAAAGGGATAGGAAGAGACAGTTTAAATTCGCGTCGCTACAGTCAGACCTGGGGCAAAAGCTGCTTGCCAAAAGCGGTTTGCCGAAAGATCATCTAAAGTCCTTTGTGTATATAAACAATAATGCTATATATACCAGGTCAGATGCCGCCCTAAAAGTTGCCCGGCAGTTGAAGGGGGCGGTAAAATGGCTGTATGCATTTATCGTATTGCCAAAATTCATAAGAGATGCAGTCTATGAGCTGATTGCCAGGAACCGGTATCGGCTGTTTGGTAAGCGGGAAGCATGTATGATCCCTGACCCTGGTTTACGAGATCAATTTTTATCCTGA
- the rplT gene encoding 50S ribosomal protein L20, with translation MPRSVNAVASKARRKKILKQAKGFYGKRKNVYTVAKNVVEKGMTYMYVGRKLKKREYRTLWIARINAAVREEGLTYSQFINKLQTKGIELDRKVLADLAMNNPESFKALVASVK, from the coding sequence ATGCCACGTTCAGTAAATGCAGTTGCTTCTAAAGCCCGCAGGAAAAAAATATTAAAACAAGCCAAAGGTTTTTACGGTAAACGTAAAAACGTATACACCGTTGCTAAGAACGTTGTAGAAAAAGGTATGACTTACATGTATGTAGGTCGTAAATTAAAGAAAAGAGAATATCGTACTTTATGGATCGCTCGTATTAACGCTGCAGTTCGTGAAGAAGGGTTGACTTACTCTCAATTCATCAATAAATTACAAACAAAAGGTATTGAGTTGGACAGGAAAGTATTAGCTGACTTAGCTATGAACAATCCCGAGTCTTTCAAAGCTTTGGTAGCTTCTGTGAAGTAA
- a CDS encoding type III PLP-dependent enzyme domain-containing protein, whose amino-acid sequence MNNSYLGLVEQTFNFPQENIEVKKGDLIFNGIDYKRLVEKYGTPLKVSYLPKIGININKAKQYFANAMKKYKYEGKYFYTYCTKSSHFSFVVGEALKHNIHLETSFAYDIDIINQLYKRRKINKDINIVCNGFKQRNYTSRIAKLINSGFKNVIPVLDNKEELNMYKRSVKSKEPFKIGIRVAAEEEPSFPFYTSRLGIRSKDVLEFYVDEIEGNEDKFQLKMLHIFLNKGIKDDIYYWSELRKSINLYCQLKKICPELDSLNIGGGFPIKHSLAFEYDYQFMINEIISNIKSACKKAKVPVPNIYTEFGSYTVGESMAHIYSVIGEKRQNDRETWYMIDSSFITTLPDTWGIGEKFLMLPINKWDNEYQRVVLGGITCDGHDYYDSEEHINEVFLPKIKNDNGVGNSRVRPVDAVDLEKKQSQESDDEPLYVGFFHTGAYQDQISGYGGIKHCLIPSPKHVIIEYDKNGELEEWVYAKEQSAQSMLKILGYLR is encoded by the coding sequence ATGAACAATTCATACTTAGGCCTGGTTGAACAGACCTTTAATTTTCCGCAGGAAAATATTGAAGTTAAAAAGGGCGACCTTATTTTTAACGGCATTGATTATAAGAGGTTAGTTGAAAAGTATGGTACGCCATTAAAGGTAAGCTACCTGCCCAAAATTGGTATTAATATCAACAAGGCCAAGCAGTATTTTGCCAACGCTATGAAGAAGTATAAGTATGAAGGAAAATACTTTTATACTTATTGCACCAAAAGCTCTCACTTCTCATTCGTGGTAGGAGAAGCTCTTAAGCACAATATACACCTGGAGACTTCTTTTGCTTATGATATTGATATTATCAACCAGTTGTATAAGCGCCGTAAGATCAATAAGGACATCAATATTGTTTGCAACGGATTCAAGCAAAGAAATTATACTTCCCGTATTGCCAAGCTTATTAATAGCGGCTTCAAAAATGTGATTCCTGTTTTGGATAACAAAGAGGAGCTCAATATGTATAAACGCAGTGTAAAAAGTAAAGAGCCTTTTAAGATTGGTATACGTGTGGCCGCTGAAGAAGAACCTTCTTTTCCCTTTTATACATCAAGACTAGGTATTCGCTCTAAAGATGTATTGGAATTTTATGTAGATGAAATAGAAGGTAACGAGGATAAATTCCAGTTAAAAATGCTGCATATCTTCCTGAATAAAGGTATTAAAGACGATATCTATTACTGGAGTGAATTGCGTAAAAGCATTAACCTTTATTGCCAGTTAAAAAAGATTTGTCCCGAGCTGGATTCATTGAATATCGGTGGCGGTTTTCCTATTAAGCATAGCCTGGCGTTTGAGTATGATTACCAGTTTATGATCAACGAGATCATCAGCAATATTAAATCTGCCTGTAAGAAGGCCAAAGTACCTGTTCCGAATATTTATACTGAATTTGGCAGCTACACAGTGGGTGAGAGCATGGCGCATATTTACAGTGTAATAGGAGAGAAGCGTCAGAACGACCGGGAAACCTGGTATATGATCGACTCTTCTTTTATCACTACCTTACCTGATACCTGGGGCATCGGGGAGAAATTCCTGATGTTACCTATTAACAAATGGGATAACGAATACCAACGGGTAGTATTAGGCGGTATTACCTGTGATGGTCATGATTATTATGACAGTGAAGAGCATATCAACGAGGTGTTCCTGCCTAAGATAAAGAATGATAATGGTGTAGGCAACTCCCGGGTGCGACCAGTAGATGCAGTAGACCTGGAGAAGAAGCAAAGCCAGGAAAGTGATGATGAACCTTTATATGTAGGTTTTTTCCATACGGGCGCTTATCAGGACCAGATCAGCGGTTACGGAGGTATTAAACATTGCCTGATCCCTTCTCCCAAACACGTTATTATTGAGTATGATAAGAATGGCGAACTGGAAGAGTGGGTATATGCCAAAGAGCAGTCGGCACAAAGCATGCTGAAGATACTGGGGTATTTGAGGTAG
- a CDS encoding acyl-CoA thioesterase produces the protein MYVAETNIRVRYAETDQMGVVYHSHYFQYFEVARAECIRHLGFTYADMEKTGVIMPVVEVNCKYLRPALYDDLLTIKTILKQLPEDHKILFHQEVYNEKKDLLATGNVLLFFMNAATRQRTKMPDTLYQKIKPSFDAGGD, from the coding sequence ATGTATGTGGCTGAAACAAATATAAGAGTGCGCTATGCAGAGACCGATCAAATGGGTGTAGTATACCATAGCCATTATTTTCAATATTTTGAAGTAGCCAGGGCCGAATGCATCAGGCACCTGGGCTTCACTTATGCAGACATGGAAAAAACCGGCGTCATCATGCCGGTAGTGGAAGTTAATTGTAAATATTTGAGGCCGGCCTTATACGACGATTTGCTCACTATTAAAACAATATTAAAGCAGCTTCCGGAAGACCATAAAATCCTGTTTCACCAGGAAGTGTATAATGAAAAAAAAGATCTATTGGCAACCGGAAATGTACTGCTCTTTTTTATGAATGCAGCCACGCGTCAAAGGACTAAGATGCCCGATACACTCTATCAGAAAATCAAACCTTCTTTTGATGCAGGTGGAGACTAA
- a CDS encoding VOC family protein, which yields MKIPNGHQPLMPYLILKNAEGFIAFTKTVFGAREIFKSYRDNDNKIIMHAEVQINGCNIMFADMNEFYGVANSNLFIYVENADHTVALAVENGAVIVNELADQDYGRSGGIEDPFGNVWWVTSIK from the coding sequence ATGAAAATACCTAACGGACATCAACCTTTAATGCCTTACCTGATCCTTAAAAATGCAGAAGGTTTTATAGCGTTCACCAAAACAGTATTTGGAGCCAGAGAGATTTTCAAAAGCTATCGCGACAATGATAACAAGATCATTATGCATGCCGAAGTACAAATAAACGGATGCAATATCATGTTTGCTGATATGAACGAATTTTATGGCGTGGCTAATTCCAATTTATTCATTTATGTAGAAAATGCGGATCATACTGTGGCGCTCGCTGTAGAAAATGGTGCTGTCATCGTTAACGAACTCGCCGACCAGGACTATGGACGCAGCGGTGGCATCGAAGATCCTTTCGGGAATGTTTGGTGGGTTACGAGTATAAAATGA